The sequence CCAGAATCGGTGCGAGATAGATGGGTAAGAAAGACCAAGGGTTATTGCTCGCCTGACCCACCGTTCCATAGAAGGTCCACGAAGTACAATACACCGCAATGGAAAGGCTATAGATCCACGGTCGCCAACGCGATAGCCAACGAACCTGCCTGTCTCCATACCAAGCGATCAGAAATAACACGCCCAAGTAGGCTAAAGAGACTGGAATTACTACCCATCCTTGCATTGAAAACCCTTTCTTCATCCATAAAAAAACCTCTCCATAAGGGAGAGGTTTCATTTAACTAAGGATGTGGGATTAACTCAATCGCATCGCTTAAATTCTGTGCTTTAGACTCTAATAATCACGATTGGTTATCAGCTATGAACTTCTGACTCTGGTTGATTCACTTCAACCACAGAGCTTCTTTCATCCAGTTTAATGAACAGTGCCAGTCCACCCATCGCAGCCATCGCCCAGAAGATATTGGCACCCCATAGCTCATAGCCCCAACCACTCAGTGTTGTCATTAGAGCAATGAATGCGCCCAGCGGGATTGCGTTGTACAGAGCTTGTAACGCCACCATCTTGTTTTGTTCTTCAGACTGAATGTATTGAATCGCAGCGATATGTGCCATCGCGAAGGTCACACCGTGCAGTAGTTGCACCAAAATCAGAGCCGCAATGGCGGTAGTTGATGCTGTGATGCCCCAACGAGCCATCACACCTAATGCCGCCACGACAAATAAAGTACGTAACGTTAACCCAGAGAACAGTCGCTTGCTCAGAGCAAACACCGCCACTTCGGCAACCACACCCAAGCTCCATAAGTAACCAATGATGGCTTCAGAGTGACCCGCTTCTTTCCAGTAAATCGCACTAAAGCTGTAATAAGCGGCATGGCTACCTTGCAACAACGCCATTAAGGCCAAGAACTTCACAACAGAAGATTCTCGCAGCAGTTCACCCAGCTTAGGGCGAACAGCCTGTTGTTGAGAATGCGTCACCGGCATCACGTTCGGATTTCTCATCGCCAGCACTAATGACACCAGCACACCAGCAAACGCCGTGTACAAGATCATGTCCGTGCCAAATTTCGCCACCAAGTAACCCACCACAGTCGAACCTGCGATAAAGGCAATCGAACCCCATAAACGAGTGCGTCCGTAGTCGAGCATATTCAGACGACTGTAGTGGTTAGCCATCGCATCCGAGAGCGGGATGATCGGCCCATAACAGAGGTTAAACAGCACCGTTGCCAACAGCATCAATATAAAGCTGCCGCCAGTGAAAAAGTGGAAGCCAACAAACAGCAGGGCCGCAAAACTCAACCAACGCAGAGCCGGCATTAAGTGTTCAACTTTATGGATACGAGGCGTAATCACTAGGTTTGCCACACAACGCGTCGCAAAACCGATACCAATTAAGACACCAATGTCACCCGCAGAAACGCCTTGGTCTTCAAACCACAGCGCCCAAAATGGCAAATAAACACCATAGGCAAAAAAGAAACCGAGAAAGTACT is a genomic window of Vibrio sp. ED004 containing:
- a CDS encoding 3-phenylpropionate MFS transporter, producing MFSPSPYGWISQYFLGFFFAYGVYLPFWALWFEDQGVSAGDIGVLIGIGFATRCVANLVITPRIHKVEHLMPALRWLSFAALLFVGFHFFTGGSFILMLLATVLFNLCYGPIIPLSDAMANHYSRLNMLDYGRTRLWGSIAFIAGSTVVGYLVAKFGTDMILYTAFAGVLVSLVLAMRNPNVMPVTHSQQQAVRPKLGELLRESSVVKFLALMALLQGSHAAYYSFSAIYWKEAGHSEAIIGYLWSLGVVAEVAVFALSKRLFSGLTLRTLFVVAALGVMARWGITASTTAIAALILVQLLHGVTFAMAHIAAIQYIQSEEQNKMVALQALYNAIPLGAFIALMTTLSGWGYELWGANIFWAMAAMGGLALFIKLDERSSVVEVNQPESEVHS